The Brevibacillus brevis genome contains a region encoding:
- the leuD gene encoding 3-isopropylmalate dehydratase small subunit, which translates to MNPFVIHTGVVAPLDRVNVDTDAIIPKQFLKRIERSGFGQFLFYEWRFTVDGAPIDSFILNTPAYKESTVLLARNNFGCGSSREHAPWALLDYGFRCVIAPSFADIFYNNCFKNGILPITLSEEEVDELFNRAQNKPNYQLTIDLQEQVVRDNEGLSYPFEVDSYRRYCLLNGLDDIGITLQYEDKIAAYEASR; encoded by the coding sequence ATGAATCCATTTGTCATCCACACCGGAGTGGTAGCCCCACTCGATCGTGTAAACGTAGATACGGACGCAATTATTCCTAAGCAGTTCTTGAAGCGTATTGAGCGCAGCGGTTTTGGTCAATTCCTGTTCTACGAATGGCGCTTTACTGTCGATGGTGCGCCAATCGATTCGTTCATTCTGAATACGCCTGCGTACAAGGAGTCTACTGTCCTTCTTGCCCGCAACAATTTTGGCTGCGGCTCCTCTCGCGAGCATGCGCCATGGGCTCTCCTTGACTATGGCTTCCGCTGTGTAATTGCTCCATCCTTTGCGGACATTTTTTACAACAATTGCTTCAAAAACGGCATCCTGCCGATCACGTTGAGTGAAGAGGAAGTCGATGAGCTGTTCAATCGTGCTCAAAACAAGCCGAACTACCAGCTGACCATCGATCTGCAGGAACAAGTCGTTCGTGACAATGAAGGTCTCTCCTACCCGTTCGAGGTAGACTCCTATCGTCGTTACTGCCTCCTGAATGGTCTCGACGATATTGGAATTACGTTGCAGTATGAAGATAAGATCGCTGCATACGAGGCAAGTCGTTAA
- the leuC gene encoding 3-isopropylmalate dehydratase large subunit — protein sequence MTARTMFEKIWDNHVIHEEAGKPSLLYIDLHLVHEVTSPQAFEGLRLAGRKVRRPELTFATMDHNVPTADRFNVKDPISRQQMETLTANCEEFGITLADLNSPDQGIVHVIGPELGLTHPGKTIVCGDSHTSTHGAFGALAFGIGTSEVEHVLATQCLQQSKPKTMEVRVNGDLPFGVSAKDLILAIIAKYGTDFATGYVVEYTGAAIRNLTMEERMTVCNMTIEGGARAGLIAPDQTTFDYLKGKRYVPQGEDFLAAVEAWKELCTDEGAAFDACVEIEAAEIAPQVTWGTSPGMGTNITSTVPNPESFETAAQRKAAQDALAYMDLAPGTPMSEIKIDRVFIGSCTNGRIEDLRKAAEVAKGRKVSPSVHAMVVPGSQAVKQLAEQEGLHLIFQEAGFDWRESGCSMCLAMNPDILSEGERCASTSNRNFEGRQGRGGRTHLVSPEMAAAAAIAGHFVDVREWKSENASKEVFQ from the coding sequence ATGACAGCCCGTACGATGTTTGAAAAGATTTGGGACAATCACGTTATTCACGAAGAGGCAGGCAAGCCGAGCCTTTTGTATATCGACCTGCACCTGGTTCACGAGGTGACTTCGCCACAAGCTTTCGAAGGACTACGCTTGGCTGGCCGCAAAGTACGCCGTCCAGAGCTTACCTTCGCAACCATGGACCACAACGTACCGACTGCTGACCGTTTTAATGTCAAAGACCCGATTTCTCGTCAACAAATGGAAACCTTGACGGCGAACTGTGAGGAATTCGGGATTACACTGGCGGATTTGAACAGCCCGGATCAAGGGATCGTCCACGTCATTGGTCCTGAGCTCGGACTCACACATCCAGGCAAAACAATCGTCTGCGGTGACAGCCACACCTCCACTCACGGCGCATTCGGTGCCCTCGCTTTCGGTATTGGTACCAGTGAAGTGGAGCATGTACTCGCAACGCAATGCTTGCAGCAATCCAAACCAAAAACGATGGAAGTACGCGTAAACGGCGACCTGCCATTCGGTGTCAGTGCAAAAGATTTAATTTTGGCGATTATCGCAAAATACGGAACTGACTTTGCCACTGGCTACGTCGTAGAATACACAGGCGCTGCGATCCGCAACCTGACCATGGAAGAACGCATGACTGTGTGCAACATGACAATTGAAGGTGGTGCTCGCGCCGGCTTAATCGCTCCTGATCAGACTACTTTTGACTACTTGAAAGGCAAGCGCTATGTTCCGCAAGGGGAAGATTTCCTTGCAGCTGTCGAGGCTTGGAAAGAGCTCTGCACAGACGAAGGCGCTGCATTTGATGCCTGTGTAGAAATCGAGGCAGCCGAGATCGCACCGCAAGTGACGTGGGGAACGAGCCCTGGTATGGGTACGAACATTACGAGCACCGTTCCAAACCCTGAGTCATTCGAGACAGCCGCACAGCGCAAAGCGGCACAAGATGCTCTGGCGTACATGGACCTTGCACCTGGCACCCCTATGAGTGAAATCAAAATCGATCGTGTGTTTATCGGCTCCTGTACAAACGGTCGGATCGAGGACCTGCGCAAAGCAGCAGAAGTGGCAAAAGGACGCAAGGTCTCCCCTTCCGTACACGCGATGGTCGTTCCTGGCTCACAAGCTGTTAAGCAGCTCGCTGAGCAAGAAGGCTTGCACCTCATTTTCCAAGAGGCTGGCTTTGACTGGCGCGAATCTGGTTGCTCCATGTGTCTGGCGATGAATCCAGATATCCTGTCTGAAGGTGAGCGTTGTGCTTCTACCTCCAACCGGAACTTCGAAGGACGTCAGGGACGCGGCGGACGGACGCATCTGGTCAGCCCGGAAATGGCAGCAGCAGCAGCTATCGCAGGTCACTTCGTCGATGTACGTGAATGGAAAAGCGAGAACGCTAGCAAGGAGGTATTCCAATGA
- a CDS encoding AMP-binding protein — translation MIHMTTIGNMLDDTASKYLEKEALVYHERGLRYTFGEFQEICNQAARGFMSLGIQKGEHIAIWATNVPEWVISQFATAKMGGVLVTVNTSYRVHELEYLLRQSESTTLLLMDSYRDANYLAMIQEICPELLTCEPGALQSERLPHLKNVIYLGNERQPGMFLWSDLLERAALVTEEERIARQATLSPDDVINMQYTSGTTGFPKGVMLSHVNIVNNAIKVAECQRLGLEDKVCIPVPFFHCFGCVMGTLACVATGATMVPVIAFDPGVVLAVVEAERCTALYGVPTMFIAELNHPTFAERDLSSLRTGIMAGSLCPIEVMKKVVDQMGIRDITIAYGQTEASPVITQTVPEDSLERKVSTVGRLHAEVEAKIIDPATGDILPPGLQGELCTRGYLVMKGYYNMPEETVKAIDHEGWLHTGDLATVDEEGYYRITGRLKDMIIRGGENIYPREVEEFLYTHPKVLDVQIVGVPDAKYGEQVLACIRVKPHETLSEEEVRNYCEGKIAHYKIPRYIQFVDEYPMTASGKIQKFKLREQALQLFGQSNPNQTGTA, via the coding sequence ATGATTCATATGACCACAATCGGCAACATGTTAGACGACACAGCCAGTAAGTATCTGGAAAAGGAAGCGCTGGTTTATCACGAACGAGGGCTCCGCTATACGTTTGGGGAATTTCAAGAGATATGCAATCAGGCAGCGCGGGGATTTATGTCTCTTGGGATTCAAAAAGGGGAACATATCGCGATTTGGGCAACCAACGTGCCAGAATGGGTGATTTCGCAATTTGCCACAGCGAAAATGGGTGGTGTTCTGGTAACGGTCAATACAAGCTATCGGGTACATGAACTGGAATATTTGCTGCGTCAATCAGAGTCGACAACACTTCTCTTAATGGATTCCTATCGCGATGCGAATTATCTTGCCATGATTCAAGAAATTTGCCCGGAGTTACTGACATGTGAACCTGGAGCGCTTCAATCCGAAAGGCTTCCGCATTTAAAAAATGTGATCTATCTAGGGAATGAGCGCCAACCTGGAATGTTTTTGTGGAGTGATTTGCTCGAACGGGCTGCATTGGTGACGGAAGAAGAGAGGATCGCACGTCAGGCGACACTCTCACCTGATGATGTTATCAATATGCAGTACACATCCGGTACGACTGGTTTTCCAAAGGGAGTTATGCTGTCGCATGTCAATATCGTCAACAATGCCATCAAGGTAGCGGAATGTCAGCGGCTCGGGTTAGAGGATAAGGTGTGTATTCCGGTACCGTTTTTCCACTGCTTTGGTTGTGTGATGGGGACCTTGGCATGTGTGGCGACAGGTGCGACGATGGTTCCAGTCATCGCCTTTGATCCCGGCGTGGTACTTGCGGTTGTGGAGGCCGAACGCTGCACAGCACTGTACGGTGTACCCACGATGTTTATTGCCGAATTGAACCATCCGACTTTTGCCGAGCGTGACCTGAGCTCGCTTAGAACAGGCATCATGGCTGGTTCTTTATGCCCGATTGAGGTCATGAAGAAGGTCGTCGATCAAATGGGAATTCGTGACATCACGATAGCGTACGGACAAACCGAAGCGTCTCCCGTCATCACACAGACCGTGCCGGAGGATTCCCTCGAGCGGAAAGTATCCACTGTCGGTCGTCTGCATGCAGAGGTAGAAGCAAAAATCATTGATCCGGCAACTGGTGACATTTTGCCGCCAGGTTTGCAAGGCGAGCTGTGTACCCGAGGATATTTGGTCATGAAGGGCTATTACAATATGCCAGAGGAGACAGTGAAAGCGATCGATCACGAAGGCTGGCTACATACCGGAGACTTGGCAACCGTAGATGAAGAAGGCTACTATCGGATAACTGGCAGGCTCAAAGACATGATCATTCGCGGAGGGGAAAATATTTATCCACGTGAAGTGGAAGAATTCCTCTATACGCATCCAAAAGTGTTGGACGTCCAGATAGTCGGTGTACCTGATGCCAAATACGGAGAGCAGGTATTGGCGTGTATTCGGGTAAAGCCGCACGAGACGTTGTCGGAGGAAGAGGTACGGAACTATTGCGAAGGGAAGATTGCTCATTACAAAATTCCTCGCTACATACAGTTTGTTGACGAATATCCGATGACCGCTTCCGGTAAAATTCAAAAGTTCAAGCTGCGGGAGCAAGCGTTGCAGCTGTTTGGACAAAGCAATCCAAACCAGACGGGAACTGCATAG
- a CDS encoding LysR family transcriptional regulator: MELRQIRYVLAVAEERSFSRAANRLHLAQPSLSQQIAKLEKILGVSLFHRLPQHVELTDAGQRFIQVAQTLVDMSEGLEREMRAYAVGESGKLLVGSLPITGAYVLPRVLPTFTQQFPGVELQLMEETSSHLEQLLVRGKIDVSLLTMPISDPSLEIIPAINEEIFLAVPANHPLAKRKEVDLAEVADQPFILLKEGQGFRTISLRLCEQAGFRPRIVFESSNIQTAQSLVAAGMGLSFAPKMITLAPGTIEPPTYVRIKTKPSRTLVVAYRKDKPLSRPAEAFVQCLIEQGGKI; this comes from the coding sequence ATGGAGTTACGACAAATTCGTTATGTACTCGCTGTTGCGGAAGAACGCAGTTTCTCCCGGGCAGCCAATCGATTACATTTGGCCCAACCGTCGTTGAGCCAACAAATTGCGAAGCTGGAGAAAATACTTGGTGTCAGCTTGTTCCATCGCTTGCCACAGCACGTTGAACTGACTGATGCGGGCCAGCGCTTCATACAAGTGGCGCAAACGCTCGTCGACATGTCAGAGGGGCTGGAGAGGGAAATGCGAGCTTATGCCGTAGGAGAAAGCGGCAAATTGCTAGTCGGAAGTCTACCGATTACAGGGGCGTACGTTCTGCCGAGGGTGTTGCCTACGTTTACGCAGCAATTTCCCGGTGTCGAGCTGCAATTGATGGAGGAAACGTCGAGTCATTTGGAGCAGCTGCTCGTGCGGGGGAAAATTGATGTAAGCCTGCTTACCATGCCCATCAGTGATCCGTCTTTGGAAATCATCCCCGCGATCAACGAAGAAATCTTTTTGGCGGTACCAGCCAATCATCCGCTCGCGAAACGTAAAGAAGTCGATCTCGCAGAGGTAGCCGATCAGCCTTTTATTCTATTAAAAGAAGGACAAGGCTTCCGCACGATTTCGCTTCGGCTCTGTGAGCAGGCGGGATTCCGACCGCGAATCGTGTTTGAGAGCTCGAACATCCAGACGGCTCAGTCACTTGTTGCAGCAGGCATGGGGTTGTCGTTTGCGCCGAAAATGATTACGCTCGCACCCGGAACGATCGAGCCGCCAACTTATGTGCGGATCAAAACAAAACCTTCTCGCACACTCGTCGTGGCGTATCGAAAGGATAAGCCATTGTCGCGCCCGGCTGAAGCGTTTGTGCAATGTCTCATCGAGCAGGGTGGAAAAATATAG
- a CDS encoding efflux RND transporter permease subunit has translation MNKMILFLLKRQLIVYLFTFLLVIAGLGSLFSFNIELVPKTNFPDIFVRISGGSLPPEEMEEKITKKVEQELKSINDIKNYYSSTSAGYVSINISANEGKGEQVKQDVQNAVNRLRNGFPKAIDSVEVNQSSFGGEQMIDYALVGADPKTMLSLAKTSIKDRIEEIEGVKEVSVSDRSFENKIAVSLLPERLNAYQTNPSAVISQLQDTNWKQGIGTLENTGFDTVVMIDNSYQNAEEMRALSIDTPKGAVSLDQLADIEDLRGKVKDSVALTNSSVFVHLSVTRADGYDLITTQAKVEEVVRELIAEANGKYTIKVMFEGASFIKHAVSNLSRDVMIGGALAIIILFVFLRNWRVTLVIATTLPLSAFMTFIAMKIGGYNIDMISLLSLSLSVGLIVDAAIVVLESIYHYREKGEELKQAIVKGTREVLTPVFTSQLTIIIVFLPLVLADFEDWLKPILGTIAFTVSAAIIASTIAAFFFVPVFSNRFLQKDKHVSLEGEGKEHFIIRAFSGLLQIAIRHRVKTILLAIAMLVGSVFLTPMMKTGQGINPNENIIFANIDMPIGATIEKTQKAAVAGEEALRKIPEINDVFFFASKEGAELFISLIPKTERTRDKEALNEDINNILNGLPGIESVSMSYGQQGGSAPIQLEIFGDDMEQLSKIATDLEGMLSTISGVGNIRNDFKEGKEKVTLLPKEEALARLNVDHRSLLQQLSVLIGSQQITSITQDGIEVDVVAKMPDNWLKHPDQLKNVMVSAKNGAAVPLVDLVEMTYSKSPVTIQHKKGERIITVSAELQGGDLAGVGREIGEKLPGVVIPAGYKVEIAGKLKEQSTNMTQAIFVFVGVLALIYVVMVAQFGRLSQPFIIMLTIPMALVGVVLGFVLTQRTFGEMAMIGIIMLVGIVVSNAILLIDRINLLRKRGMETAEAIIQGTKERIRPVIMTKLTAILGMLPMGLAMAEGSDLEAPLATAVIAGLIFHTIVTLVLVPVLYSLFEGAKARRLARKAARQAKREAKREAKQNKDKNVPPTEV, from the coding sequence ATGAACAAGATGATTCTCTTTTTGCTTAAGAGACAACTGATTGTCTATTTGTTTACTTTTTTGCTCGTCATTGCCGGACTGGGGTCCTTGTTCAGCTTTAATATTGAATTGGTACCGAAGACGAACTTCCCGGACATTTTTGTTCGAATTTCGGGTGGGTCACTTCCTCCTGAAGAAATGGAAGAGAAAATAACGAAAAAAGTAGAACAAGAGCTAAAATCGATTAATGATATTAAAAATTATTATTCTTCAACGAGTGCTGGCTACGTTAGTATCAATATTTCTGCGAATGAAGGAAAAGGCGAGCAAGTCAAGCAAGATGTACAAAATGCCGTCAACCGCCTTCGCAACGGTTTCCCGAAAGCCATTGATTCCGTAGAAGTCAACCAGAGCAGCTTTGGTGGCGAACAAATGATTGACTACGCCCTCGTAGGCGCTGATCCGAAGACGATGCTGAGTCTGGCCAAAACATCGATCAAGGACCGCATTGAGGAAATCGAAGGTGTCAAGGAAGTATCTGTTTCTGACCGAAGCTTCGAAAATAAAATAGCCGTTTCCCTGTTGCCTGAGCGATTGAATGCGTATCAAACCAATCCTTCGGCAGTTATCTCGCAACTGCAGGATACGAACTGGAAACAAGGGATTGGGACGCTGGAGAACACAGGTTTTGACACGGTAGTCATGATCGACAACTCGTACCAAAATGCGGAGGAAATGAGAGCACTGTCGATCGATACGCCGAAGGGAGCGGTTTCCCTAGATCAGCTCGCAGACATTGAAGACTTGCGTGGAAAAGTGAAAGATTCAGTAGCCCTTACGAACAGCTCCGTTTTTGTTCATTTGAGCGTCACACGAGCTGATGGCTATGATTTGATCACCACGCAAGCGAAGGTAGAAGAAGTTGTTCGCGAATTAATCGCAGAAGCGAATGGCAAGTATACCATCAAAGTGATGTTTGAAGGAGCTTCCTTCATTAAGCATGCGGTTTCCAACCTCAGTCGTGATGTGATGATCGGTGGTGCGCTCGCGATTATCATCCTGTTCGTTTTCCTTCGTAACTGGAGGGTTACTCTCGTCATTGCAACGACACTGCCACTCTCTGCTTTTATGACATTTATCGCAATGAAAATCGGCGGGTACAACATTGACATGATCAGCTTGTTGTCCTTGAGCTTATCAGTCGGATTGATTGTTGACGCCGCGATTGTGGTGCTGGAGAGTATTTATCACTATCGAGAAAAAGGCGAGGAGCTCAAACAGGCGATTGTAAAAGGAACGAGAGAAGTATTGACGCCTGTGTTTACTTCACAGCTTACGATTATTATCGTTTTCTTGCCGCTCGTCCTTGCAGATTTTGAAGACTGGCTCAAACCGATTTTGGGAACGATCGCGTTTACCGTATCTGCTGCCATTATCGCTTCAACCATCGCCGCATTCTTTTTTGTTCCCGTATTCTCCAATCGCTTCTTGCAAAAGGATAAGCATGTTTCGCTAGAAGGAGAAGGGAAAGAACACTTTATCATCCGTGCGTTCAGCGGTCTCTTACAGATTGCGATTAGACATCGCGTCAAAACGATTCTACTGGCGATTGCGATGCTAGTTGGATCTGTATTCCTTACGCCTATGATGAAAACAGGCCAAGGGATCAATCCTAATGAAAATATCATTTTTGCCAACATTGACATGCCGATTGGGGCTACAATTGAAAAGACACAAAAAGCAGCAGTCGCCGGGGAAGAAGCTCTGCGGAAAATCCCCGAAATTAACGATGTATTCTTCTTCGCTTCCAAGGAAGGCGCAGAGTTATTCATTTCCTTGATTCCGAAAACAGAAAGAACACGGGATAAGGAAGCTTTGAATGAAGATATCAACAATATTTTGAATGGATTGCCAGGAATTGAATCGGTCTCTATGTCTTACGGACAGCAGGGTGGCAGTGCGCCGATCCAATTGGAAATCTTCGGGGACGACATGGAGCAGTTGAGCAAGATCGCTACCGATTTGGAAGGAATGCTTTCTACTATCTCCGGTGTTGGCAACATTCGCAACGACTTTAAAGAAGGCAAGGAAAAGGTCACGTTATTGCCAAAAGAAGAAGCTCTCGCAAGGCTGAATGTAGATCATCGTTCGTTGTTACAACAGTTGAGTGTGCTGATTGGCAGCCAACAAATTACATCTATCACGCAGGACGGAATCGAAGTGGACGTTGTGGCTAAAATGCCTGATAACTGGCTGAAGCACCCGGATCAACTCAAAAACGTCATGGTGAGCGCGAAAAATGGTGCAGCAGTACCTTTGGTTGACTTGGTAGAGATGACCTATAGCAAATCTCCTGTTACGATTCAGCACAAAAAAGGCGAGCGGATTATCACCGTTTCTGCTGAGCTTCAAGGTGGCGATTTGGCTGGAGTTGGTCGTGAGATCGGAGAGAAGCTTCCAGGTGTAGTGATTCCAGCGGGCTACAAAGTAGAGATCGCCGGAAAATTGAAAGAGCAAAGCACGAACATGACACAAGCGATCTTCGTCTTCGTCGGTGTACTCGCATTGATCTATGTCGTCATGGTTGCTCAGTTCGGACGTCTTTCCCAGCCGTTTATCATCATGCTGACCATTCCAATGGCTCTGGTCGGTGTCGTGTTAGGATTCGTCCTTACACAGCGGACATTCGGTGAAATGGCGATGATTGGGATCATTATGCTGGTCGGTATCGTCGTTTCCAATGCGATTCTCCTGATCGACCGGATCAACTTGCTCCGCAAGCGTGGAATGGAGACAGCCGAAGCCATTATCCAAGGAACCAAAGAACGGATTCGTCCTGTTATCATGACGAAGCTGACGGCGATTCTCGGGATGCTTCCGATGGGACTTGCGATGGCGGAAGGCTCTGATTTGGAAGCGCCGCTCGCAACTGCCGTAATCGCTGGCTTGATCTTCCATACTATCGTCACGCTGGTGCTCGTTCCAGTACTGTACTCCCTGTTTGAGGGGGCGAAGGCAAGAAGACTGGCGCGCAAAGCGGCTCGCCAAGCGAAGCGCGAAGCAAAACGAGAGGCGAAACAAAACAAAGATAAGAACGTACCTCCGACAGAGGTATAA
- a CDS encoding thioredoxin family protein, whose protein sequence is MREIKTEAEFEQVIAATKPVIVKFFTDWCPDCHRIDPFMPAVEEKYKEQLDMIEVNRDTLPDLSEKYDVFGIPSFIAFQNGKELVRFVSKLGKSREEIEHFLDRAIQVGKGLEQA, encoded by the coding sequence ATGAGAGAAATTAAGACAGAAGCAGAGTTCGAGCAAGTAATCGCAGCAACCAAGCCAGTCATCGTCAAATTCTTCACGGATTGGTGCCCAGATTGCCATCGCATTGATCCTTTCATGCCTGCCGTGGAGGAAAAATACAAAGAACAGCTGGATATGATCGAAGTCAACCGTGATACTCTCCCGGACCTGTCCGAAAAGTACGATGTCTTCGGAATCCCGAGCTTTATTGCGTTCCAAAATGGTAAAGAACTGGTTCGCTTCGTCAGCAAGCTCGGAAAAAGTCGTGAGGAGATCGAGCATTTCTTAGACCGTGCCATTCAAGTGGGTAAAGGACTCGAGCAAGCGTAA
- a CDS encoding GNAT family N-acetyltransferase produces MEVRFLGPDDAEELVKIRLEGLQTDPDAFGSTYEEAMQVSMEEWRQRLSQGDSGDSGYFGAFVEGHLAGIIGFFRHRGVKARHKASIVSMYVREAYRGTGVAQALMQAELAYLKERGDIDTVQLAVVTTNPAAIRLYEKMGFIPYGLEKRALKNGDQYFDESHMYILL; encoded by the coding sequence ATGGAAGTTAGATTTTTGGGACCAGACGATGCAGAAGAATTGGTAAAGATTAGACTGGAAGGGCTGCAAACAGACCCAGACGCTTTTGGCTCTACCTATGAAGAGGCCATGCAGGTATCGATGGAAGAGTGGCGGCAAAGACTTTCTCAAGGGGATTCAGGTGATAGCGGCTATTTTGGTGCATTTGTGGAAGGACACCTGGCCGGCATCATCGGTTTTTTCCGTCACAGAGGGGTGAAAGCAAGACACAAAGCTTCTATCGTCTCCATGTACGTGCGTGAAGCGTATCGCGGGACAGGTGTCGCACAAGCGCTCATGCAGGCAGAGCTAGCCTACTTAAAGGAGCGGGGAGATATCGATACAGTACAGCTCGCTGTCGTCACGACTAATCCGGCTGCCATTCGTCTCTATGAGAAAATGGGCTTTATTCCATATGGTTTAGAAAAGCGTGCACTGAAAAATGGCGATCAATACTTTGATGAGAGTCACATGTATATTCTTCTATAG
- a CDS encoding SDR family oxidoreductase: protein MDLFLQGKTALVLASSKGLGKATAQCLAQEGANVTICGRDEAALEIVRAEIEQATGKSPLAVTVDVTKEDDIKRVVEETVKHFGSVDILINNSGGPAAGRFDQLTDEQWMQAFQLNLLSYVRAIRAVLPHMRANQFGRIINFASSSFKQPIENLLLSNTFRTGVLGLSKTLSSELGPDGILINTIGPGRIATDRVAQLDGLAAEAKSISTDEVRENWEKQIPLGRYGQPDEFARMVTFLASPANSYVTGQSFLVDGGLIRAI, encoded by the coding sequence ATGGATCTATTTTTGCAAGGAAAAACGGCTCTGGTACTCGCCTCTTCAAAAGGATTGGGGAAAGCAACAGCGCAGTGCCTCGCCCAAGAAGGAGCGAATGTCACGATATGCGGTAGAGATGAAGCTGCTCTGGAAATCGTACGTGCAGAGATCGAACAGGCTACTGGAAAATCCCCTCTTGCTGTAACCGTGGATGTGACAAAGGAAGATGATATTAAACGAGTTGTCGAAGAAACGGTCAAGCATTTTGGCAGCGTCGATATTTTAATCAACAATTCAGGTGGGCCTGCAGCAGGCAGATTCGATCAGCTCACCGACGAACAGTGGATGCAAGCCTTCCAGCTAAATTTGCTCAGCTATGTACGTGCCATTCGTGCTGTTTTGCCTCATATGCGAGCGAACCAATTTGGAAGAATCATCAATTTCGCTTCTTCGTCCTTTAAACAGCCAATTGAGAATTTGCTTCTGTCCAATACGTTTCGAACAGGGGTATTGGGCCTTTCCAAGACGCTTTCTTCAGAACTAGGACCAGATGGGATTCTGATTAACACCATTGGGCCTGGCAGAATTGCGACGGATCGGGTGGCACAACTGGATGGGCTTGCCGCAGAGGCGAAGAGCATCAGTACTGATGAAGTTAGGGAAAATTGGGAGAAGCAAATCCCATTGGGCAGATACGGTCAGCCTGATGAGTTTGCTCGCATGGTGACGTTCTTGGCTTCGCCAGCAAACAGCTACGTGACAGGTCAATCCTTCCTCGTCGACGGTGGCTTGATCCGTGCGATCTAA
- a CDS encoding YajQ family cyclic di-GMP-binding protein translates to MSKESSFDIVSKVELSEVNNAIQTALKEIENRFDFKGSKSSISLEKEELVLVSDDDFKLSQVKDILLGKLVKRDVPIKNLDYGKMEPAAGGTVRQRVKLVQGIDKDNAKKINSIIKDTGLKVKTQIQDDQIRVTGKSKDELQQIINAIRKADLPLEVQFINYR, encoded by the coding sequence TTGAGTAAAGAGAGCTCATTTGATATCGTGTCCAAAGTAGAGTTGTCCGAAGTGAACAATGCGATTCAGACCGCATTAAAAGAAATAGAAAATCGCTTTGACTTCAAAGGGAGCAAGAGCAGCATTTCCTTGGAAAAGGAAGAGCTCGTCCTCGTCTCCGATGACGACTTCAAGCTCAGTCAGGTAAAAGACATTTTGCTTGGGAAGCTCGTCAAACGGGATGTCCCGATTAAAAACCTCGACTACGGCAAAATGGAACCGGCAGCGGGCGGTACTGTCCGTCAACGTGTCAAGCTGGTGCAGGGGATCGACAAAGACAATGCGAAAAAGATCAACAGCATCATCAAAGATACAGGACTCAAAGTGAAAACACAGATTCAAGACGATCAAATTCGCGTGACGGGAAAAAGCAAGGACGAATTGCAGCAAATCATCAACGCGATCCGCAAGGCTGATCTTCCATTGGAAGTGCAATTTATTAACTACCGTTGA